A segment of the Gemmatimonadota bacterium genome:
GCCTTCAGATACCGAGTACTTCCCCACCAGTTCATTTGACGTCGGCTCCCCCATCTCATCCGTGGGGAACAGCAACGTAATGTTCGCCTGCTCCGCAAATTGCGTCAGCGCCAGATCTACACGTTGCTCGGGAACATTGAATTGGATGAGCTTGTCTACAGAGACTTCATCCGCGGTTGCCGGAAGAGGAAGCACCACAAACAGCAGTACCAACCAAACTGCCAGAACCGATATCGTTCTATTGCAACGCGCTGTGCCTTGCGCGTACTTAATAGACGACCCGGTTCCGGGTTTGGGTGACAGCATGTAACAAAACTTTTTCGCGCCAACCTTTACTATGGTGTCCCCTCCGAATCAAAGGTGCTGACGGATTCGACAAGGCGGTGTTTATATACCGTGGAGAAGAACCCTGTTCTCGCTTTCTCGCTGAAACTCGACGTCGAAGTTTTCTTTGAGTACAGCCAGCATGCCTTCCACATCACCTGCCTTGAAGAACCCGGAGACATGCACTTCTTTCAGGTTTTCATCCACGAATACAAACTCGACACCGGTGTATCGCTCGACTTCCTGGACGACTTCGGCGAGCGATTCCCCCCGAAAAATGAGACTCCCTTCCCGCCAGGAGAGTTTAGCTTTGATTTCAGCCTCGGATATTGGCCTGGCAACCTCAGCCTCTTGGCCCATTACCAGTTCCTGACCCGCGGTGATTACGGTTGCTGATCTGGGCAGTACGATCCTCACGTTTTTTCGCGCAGCTTTGGTCGACTCCGGTTGCTCGCCGACCCGCACAGTGCCCTCGGTGACCACCAGCTCAATCACCCGATCTGGTTTTATCTCGATGTTGAATGCCGTGCCGACCGCCTGGATGATGCGACCACGTGCCAGGACGCTTAATGGCCGCTGTGGATCTTTTGCAACGTGCACATGGACTTCACCAATTTCCAGGTGCAACAGCCGAGCGTCACTGGTATAGCGAACCCCGATCCGGCTACTGGTATTCAACGTAATTTGGGTGCCATCTTCTAGGATATGAACCTGCTGTTCACCAATCGCCGTTTCGTAGAAACTCTCGGCCGGTCGCTGAGCGATCTGTGGAGCAATACCGGTGTCAAATGACGAGTTCCAGAACAGCAGCGTTGACAGTCCAAGGACTAAAGATGCGGCCAGCGCGAAAAAAGCCCAGCGATTGCTGCCTGGTTTTATTGTTGCAGCCGGTTGCGGCACCAGCGTAGAAAGTCGACTGAGACTGTCCATCTTGTCCCACAGCCTGACCATCTTCTCGAGCAATGCCTGATTGGCGGGATCTTCCGCGAGCCACGCCTGAAGCTCGAGTTTTTCTTCCCGAGTAAGGCCCTCACTGAGACGCTCAATCCATAGACTGGCTGCATCGTAGCGTTCTTCTTCTGAACGTAACTGGTACACCTTGCTCAAGCTAAATCATCCTTCGACGCCCGCGTTGAAGACAGGCTGCTCGTGTTCAATTCGACCACTTGGCCTCCTTTTCCCTCTCTTTCACAGCGCTCCATAAACTGCAGGCAGGCTTTCATGCCTCGCGCAATCTGGGTCTGAACAGTGTTTTCGCTCACACCCATATGCTCTGCGATCTCCCGCCTCGAGTAGCCGTAGACCTTTTTCAGAACAAACGCCCGGCGACACTGCGCGGGAAGCAGGCGCGTCGCTTCGCAGAACAGTGAGAACTCCTCGTGGCTAACCGCTTCACCCAGTGGGTCAGCGCCATAAGCCTGCTGTCCAGTGTACCCCAACTCATCCTCGTCAAAACTGTCTGACAGGCGAGTTTCAGCTCTTTTCACATGGTCTCGCGCCAAGTTTCTTACTGTCTTGAACAGAAACGAACGAGGAGCAGTTATGGGTGACTCACGCTCGGCCTGACAGGCGCGAACATAGGCCTCTTGGACAATGTCCTCGACCTCTTTGGGAGGAACAATACCGGCAATAGCACCTTTCAGACGTCCGACTATTGACAGGTAAGTTCGATCTAATAGATTGCCGCTATCCACTTAGGAG
Coding sequences within it:
- a CDS encoding RNA polymerase sigma factor, coding for MDSGNLLDRTYLSIVGRLKGAIAGIVPPKEVEDIVQEAYVRACQAERESPITAPRSFLFKTVRNLARDHVKRAETRLSDSFDEDELGYTGQQAYGADPLGEAVSHEEFSLFCEATRLLPAQCRRAFVLKKVYGYSRREIAEHMGVSENTVQTQIARGMKACLQFMERCEREGKGGQVVELNTSSLSSTRASKDDLA
- a CDS encoding FecR domain-containing protein translates to MYQLRSEEERYDAASLWIERLSEGLTREEKLELQAWLAEDPANQALLEKMVRLWDKMDSLSRLSTLVPQPAATIKPGSNRWAFFALAASLVLGLSTLLFWNSSFDTGIAPQIAQRPAESFYETAIGEQQVHILEDGTQITLNTSSRIGVRYTSDARLLHLEIGEVHVHVAKDPQRPLSVLARGRIIQAVGTAFNIEIKPDRVIELVVTEGTVRVGEQPESTKAARKNVRIVLPRSATVITAGQELVMGQEAEVARPISEAEIKAKLSWREGSLIFRGESLAEVVQEVERYTGVEFVFVDENLKEVHVSGFFKAGDVEGMLAVLKENFDVEFQRESENRVLLHGI